The Anopheles coluzzii chromosome 2, AcolN3, whole genome shotgun sequence genome window below encodes:
- the LOC120951821 gene encoding nucleoplasmin-like protein, whose product MTDEYFYGATLKEGSKTVTWDPDNKPEGYPRTNKLVIKQCLLGHEAAADEFNVVQVETMTIRDTLRIPIAVLKVGELRQCRMDLEFSDAPVTFTLVEGKGPVHIHGLHLLGSLVEEFEDMEEMEEEVLDEEEADEDEDEDGASQKKKPKLTNNSKGKPGAAAGGPAGNDKNRKRK is encoded by the exons ATGACCGACGAATACTTTTACG GAGCAACTCTCAAGGAGGGCAGCAAAACAGTGACCTGGGACCCGGACAACAAGCCGGAGGGTTACCCACGGACGAACAAGCTGGTCATCAAACAGTGCCTCCTGGGCCATGAGGCAGCCGCGGACGAGTTCAACGTGGTGCAGGTGGAGACGATGACCATAAGGGACACGCTCCGCATACCGATCGCCGTGCTGAAGGTGGGCGAACTGCGACAGTGCCGCATGGATTTGGAGTTCTCCGACGCGCCCGTCACGTTCACGTTGGTCGAGGGCAAGGGACCGGTGCACATCCACGGGTTGCATCTGCTCGGTTCGCTGGTGGAGGAGTTCGAGGATATGGAGGAGATGGAGGAGGAAGTgctggacgaggaggaggccgacgaggacgaggatgAGGACGGTGCgtcacagaagaagaagccaaAACTGACCAACAACTCCAAGGGCAAGCCGGGCGCAGCGGCCGGCGGTCCCGCCGGTAATGACAAAAACCGAAAGAGGAAATAA